The Pirellulales bacterium genome window below encodes:
- a CDS encoding citrate synthase, whose translation MGEVAKLTLPDGKSVDLPVIVGTEDEHGVEIGKLRSSTGYITVDDGYVNTGSTTSSITYLDGEVGILRYRGYPIEQLAEKSDFVEVAYLLIYGELPTPQQAEAFRNTLRRHTLIHEDMRLFYDGFPRDAHPMAILSSVVGAMSTFYQDSLNPHDPDQVDLSIVRLLAKLPTIAAFAYKKSVGQRYIYPRNSLNYCQNFLRMMFAVPTEEYQVDPDHVDALNLLLIVHADHEQNCSTSTVRMVGSSNANLFASISAGINALWGPLHGGANEACVAMLERIRQDGCNVKKYVDMAKDKDNNFRLMGFGHRVYKNFDPRATIIKEACHKILQNLKIKDPIFDIAQELEQVALSDPYFIERKLYPNVDFYSGVVYRALGIPEQMFTVLFSIGRLPGWIAHWREMHANPDKRICRPRQIYTGSTERDYVPIDRR comes from the coding sequence ATGGGAGAGGTCGCGAAACTCACGTTGCCCGACGGAAAATCGGTCGACCTCCCCGTGATTGTCGGCACTGAGGACGAGCACGGCGTCGAGATCGGCAAGCTGCGCAGCTCGACCGGCTACATCACTGTCGACGACGGCTACGTGAACACCGGGTCGACGACCAGCAGCATCACCTACCTCGACGGCGAGGTGGGAATTCTTCGTTACCGCGGCTATCCGATCGAACAACTCGCCGAGAAATCGGACTTCGTCGAGGTCGCGTACCTGCTGATCTACGGCGAATTGCCGACCCCGCAGCAAGCCGAGGCGTTCCGCAATACGCTGCGGCGGCACACGCTGATCCACGAGGACATGCGGCTGTTCTACGACGGCTTTCCGCGGGACGCTCATCCGATGGCGATCCTCAGCTCGGTCGTCGGAGCGATGTCGACTTTTTACCAGGACTCGCTCAACCCCCACGATCCCGACCAAGTGGACCTGTCGATCGTGCGGCTGCTAGCCAAGCTCCCCACGATCGCGGCGTTCGCGTACAAGAAATCGGTCGGCCAGCGGTACATCTATCCGCGCAACTCGCTGAACTACTGCCAGAACTTTCTGCGGATGATGTTCGCGGTGCCGACCGAGGAGTATCAAGTCGACCCCGATCACGTCGACGCGCTGAACCTGCTGTTGATCGTTCACGCCGATCACGAGCAGAATTGCAGCACCTCGACCGTGCGGATGGTCGGTTCGTCGAACGCGAATCTGTTCGCGTCGATCTCGGCGGGCATCAACGCGTTGTGGGGCCCCTTGCACGGCGGAGCCAACGAGGCGTGCGTCGCGATGCTCGAGCGCATCCGCCAGGACGGCTGCAACGTCAAGAAGTACGTCGACATGGCCAAGGACAAGGACAACAACTTCCGGCTCATGGGCTTCGGGCACCGGGTCTACAAGAACTTCGACCCCCGCGCGACGATCATCAAGGAAGCCTGCCACAAGATCCTCCAGAATTTGAAGATCAAGGATCCGATCTTCGACATCGCCCAGGAACTCGAGCAGGTCGCGCTGAGCGACCCGTACTTCATCGAACGCAAGCTGTATCCGAACGTCGACTTTTACTCGGGGGTCGTCTATCGCGCGCTGGGGATCCCCGAGCAGATGTTCACGGTGCTGTTTTCGATCGGTCGCCTTCCCGGATGGATCGCCCACTGGCGCGAGATGCACGCTAACCCCGACAAGCGCATTTGCCGCCCCCGGCAAATTTACACGGGGTCCACCGAGCGCGACTACGTGCCGATCGACCGGCGGTAG
- a CDS encoding peptidyl-prolyl cis-trans isomerase: protein MSRSSTAVLLAASALIAVRAGAQAAFDPPPPPGENPRVRGLYDPFQTPPGPTNLNVPSATFEQPGPSTQRTGPAVTPPDAKPLEGGQIVARIDGQVVLAGDVMWQVDQLLEMNRDRIPPEQFEAVSQMVLRQQVLALVETKLLLADFRRTVPKDNMKQIEEQLAKPFEEIEIPRLLQMTGATSRVELEEKLQASGAALKDIQRQFVERTIATEWVRQKTPKLKPVTHDEMLEYYREHKSEYEYPAKVRWEELMVRLDRFGGDRQAAWKALAEMGNDVWTKVVLNPELRGPVFAEVARAKSQGFTAHEGGLHEWETLGSLRCEAMNDVLRTLQIGQMSDGIESELGFHIVRVLDRKEAGCTPFTEAQAEIRKALEDKQRAEGTEAEIAKLMSEARVWTLFDGDLRGADLQQALSGRKRR from the coding sequence GTGTCACGCTCTAGCACCGCCGTTCTGTTGGCTGCGTCCGCGCTGATCGCCGTGCGCGCGGGGGCCCAAGCCGCGTTCGATCCGCCGCCTCCCCCGGGCGAGAACCCGCGCGTACGCGGGTTGTACGATCCGTTCCAGACGCCCCCCGGGCCGACGAATCTCAACGTGCCGTCCGCCACGTTCGAGCAACCGGGACCGTCGACGCAACGAACCGGCCCCGCCGTGACCCCCCCCGACGCCAAGCCGCTCGAGGGGGGACAGATCGTCGCCCGCATCGACGGCCAAGTGGTGTTGGCGGGAGACGTCATGTGGCAGGTCGACCAGCTCTTGGAAATGAACCGCGACCGCATTCCCCCCGAGCAGTTCGAGGCGGTCAGCCAGATGGTGCTGCGACAGCAGGTGCTGGCGCTGGTGGAAACGAAGCTGCTGCTGGCCGACTTCCGCCGCACCGTTCCCAAGGACAACATGAAGCAGATCGAAGAGCAACTGGCCAAGCCCTTCGAGGAGATCGAAATCCCGCGGCTGCTGCAGATGACGGGCGCCACGAGCCGCGTCGAGTTGGAAGAAAAGCTCCAGGCGAGCGGGGCCGCCCTCAAAGACATCCAGCGGCAGTTCGTCGAACGGACGATCGCGACCGAGTGGGTCCGGCAGAAGACTCCCAAGCTCAAACCGGTCACGCACGACGAGATGCTCGAGTACTATCGCGAGCACAAGTCCGAGTACGAATACCCGGCGAAGGTGCGGTGGGAGGAGCTGATGGTCCGGCTGGACCGCTTCGGCGGCGATCGCCAGGCGGCCTGGAAGGCCTTGGCCGAAATGGGCAACGACGTCTGGACCAAGGTCGTGCTCAACCCCGAGCTGCGCGGCCCCGTGTTTGCCGAAGTCGCTCGGGCGAAGTCGCAGGGCTTCACCGCCCACGAGGGGGGTCTGCATGAATGGGAGACGCTGGGATCGCTCCGCTGCGAAGCCATGAACGACGTGCTGCGGACGCTGCAGATCGGCCAGATGAGCGACGGCATTGAAAGCGAACTGGGCTTCCACATCGTGCGGGTTCTGGACCGCAAGGAAGCGGGCTGCACTCCGTTCACCGAGGCTCAGGCCGAGATCCGCAAAGCGCTCGAGGACAAGCAACGCGCCGAGGGGACCGAGGCCGAGATCGCGAAGCTGATGAGCGAGGCGCGGGTTTGGACGCTGTTCGACGGCGACCTGCGCGGCGCCGACCTGCAGCAAGCGCTCAGCGGTCGCAAACGGCGCTAA
- the mfd gene encoding transcription-repair coupling factor: MLSVATDLAVPAGALRALAGQLDQHAGFTAVVSELAAGHGGTLGGVWGSSRALAAAALAGHCSGALVVVIPHARDVDALCDDLALFTDATVLPFPAWETDTGERVLHDEIFGQRLRVLKRLAAGEDRRCLLVAAIHSLMQPVPSREELAAATRTIAVGQSLDAGELTRWLAEHGCTGTSAVELPGEFAQRGGILDVFPPDALHPLRIELFGDEIESIRAFDVTTQRSLASHRETGITVLKPSARNRTHLVEYAPPGSWVMLVEPMELEEEGRYYLQRLERPDEAFGTSTALKELYKLPSVAAAGVPAGSYETTAHLQFESIEQFSGDVARVRKELDAAAAGQDVFLVCDNEAEVERLGEVFRETMLAAEGRLHFAHGRLAAGFRVIPPRRATEVERSEPGHAARRGTILISAAELFHRQELVRRAVRETGRAIDSFLQLREGDLVVHLAHGVGRYRGIKLIEKDAAAEEHLELEYDGGTRIFVPASKIELVQKYVGGRAARPRLAKIGGTAWLRQKKAAEQAVTDLAADMLQLQAVRELRAGIAFPGDSHWQQEFDAAFPYQETPDQLSAIRDIKADMQQPKPMDRLLCGDVGFGKTEMAMRAAFKAIDAGYQVAVLVPTTVLAEQHRRTFSQRMAEYPFEIAALSRFCTAKEQREILKKTAEGALDLLIGTHRLASPDVTFQNLGLVVIDEEQRFGVAVKERLKALRAAVDVLTMTATPIPRTLHMSLLGVRSISNLETAPKDRLAVETRVARFDESLIRHAILRELNRDGQAYFVHNRIHDIHAVAQRLAQIVPEARIGVGHGQMPEGELEDVMLGFVRREFDVLLATTIVESGLDIPNANTIFIDDADRYGLADLHQLRGRVGRYKHRAYCYLLVDEKRHLSPEAARRLRAIEEFSQMGAGFALAMRDLELRGAGNLLGPQQSGHIATVGYELYCSLLDQAVRRLKKMPQREAVDVTIDLPVAAYFPRQYVTDLRTKIDLYRRLARIADESDLDDFAAEMADRFGPRPEPVDQLVELGRLRIWAHKWGIAGIHLEDKYAVLTYADQRRLRELLAGSGAALRVADDRSAYLPLGPAAGDPGATLAALESVLRPALVGA, from the coding sequence ATCCTCTCCGTGGCGACCGACTTGGCCGTGCCGGCCGGGGCGCTTCGGGCGCTGGCCGGCCAACTTGACCAGCACGCCGGCTTCACCGCAGTCGTCTCCGAACTGGCCGCCGGCCACGGGGGGACGCTGGGCGGAGTCTGGGGGTCGTCGCGCGCCCTCGCCGCCGCGGCGCTGGCGGGGCACTGCTCCGGCGCGCTGGTGGTCGTCATCCCCCACGCCCGCGACGTCGACGCGCTGTGCGACGATCTGGCGCTCTTCACCGACGCGACCGTGCTGCCGTTCCCCGCGTGGGAGACCGACACGGGCGAGCGCGTGCTGCACGACGAGATCTTCGGGCAGCGGTTGCGCGTGTTGAAGCGGCTGGCCGCGGGCGAGGACCGGCGCTGCCTCCTGGTGGCCGCGATCCACAGCCTGATGCAGCCGGTCCCGAGTCGCGAGGAGTTGGCCGCCGCGACCCGCACGATCGCCGTGGGCCAGTCGCTCGACGCCGGCGAACTGACCCGCTGGCTCGCCGAGCACGGCTGCACAGGGACCTCGGCGGTGGAACTGCCGGGCGAGTTCGCCCAACGCGGCGGGATCCTCGACGTGTTCCCCCCCGATGCGCTCCACCCGTTGCGGATCGAGCTGTTCGGCGACGAGATCGAATCGATTCGCGCGTTCGACGTGACGACCCAGCGCAGCCTCGCTTCGCATCGCGAAACGGGGATCACAGTCCTCAAGCCGTCGGCGCGCAATCGCACGCATCTGGTCGAGTACGCCCCGCCGGGAAGCTGGGTCATGCTCGTTGAGCCGATGGAGCTTGAGGAGGAAGGCCGCTACTATCTCCAGCGACTCGAACGGCCCGACGAAGCGTTCGGCACGTCGACGGCGCTGAAGGAACTGTACAAGCTGCCGTCCGTCGCCGCGGCGGGGGTTCCCGCGGGGTCGTACGAGACGACGGCCCACCTGCAGTTCGAATCGATCGAACAATTCAGCGGCGACGTGGCCCGGGTGCGCAAGGAACTCGACGCCGCGGCCGCGGGGCAGGACGTGTTTCTGGTCTGCGACAACGAAGCCGAGGTCGAGCGTCTGGGCGAGGTGTTCCGCGAGACGATGCTGGCTGCGGAAGGGCGCTTGCATTTCGCCCACGGCCGTTTGGCCGCGGGGTTCCGCGTGATTCCGCCTCGCCGCGCGACCGAGGTCGAGCGAAGCGAGCCCGGTCACGCGGCGAGGCGCGGGACGATCCTGATCAGCGCCGCGGAGCTGTTTCACCGGCAGGAACTGGTCCGCCGCGCCGTGCGCGAGACCGGCCGCGCGATCGACAGCTTCCTGCAACTTCGCGAGGGGGACCTCGTGGTCCATCTCGCCCACGGGGTGGGGCGCTATCGCGGCATCAAGCTCATCGAGAAGGACGCGGCGGCCGAGGAGCATCTCGAACTCGAGTACGACGGCGGGACGCGCATTTTCGTCCCGGCCAGCAAGATCGAGCTGGTGCAAAAGTACGTCGGCGGACGAGCGGCGCGGCCCCGGCTGGCGAAGATCGGCGGCACAGCGTGGCTCCGCCAGAAGAAGGCCGCCGAGCAGGCCGTCACCGATCTGGCGGCCGACATGTTGCAGCTGCAGGCGGTGCGCGAGCTGCGCGCGGGAATCGCGTTCCCCGGCGACAGCCACTGGCAGCAGGAGTTCGACGCGGCGTTCCCGTACCAGGAGACGCCTGACCAACTCTCCGCGATCCGCGACATCAAGGCCGACATGCAGCAGCCCAAGCCGATGGACCGCCTGCTCTGCGGCGACGTAGGCTTCGGCAAGACCGAGATGGCGATGCGGGCCGCGTTCAAGGCGATCGACGCGGGCTATCAGGTCGCGGTGCTGGTGCCCACGACTGTGCTCGCCGAGCAGCATCGCCGCACGTTCTCGCAGCGGATGGCCGAGTACCCGTTCGAGATCGCCGCGTTGTCGCGGTTCTGCACGGCCAAAGAGCAGCGCGAGATCCTGAAGAAAACCGCCGAGGGGGCGCTCGATCTGCTGATCGGCACGCATCGGCTCGCGTCGCCCGACGTGACGTTTCAGAACCTGGGATTGGTGGTCATCGACGAGGAGCAGCGATTCGGCGTCGCGGTCAAGGAGCGACTCAAGGCGCTCCGGGCCGCGGTCGACGTGCTGACGATGACCGCCACGCCGATTCCGCGCACGCTGCACATGTCGCTGTTGGGGGTGCGCAGCATCTCGAACCTGGAGACGGCGCCCAAGGATCGGCTTGCGGTCGAGACGCGCGTGGCGCGGTTCGACGAGTCGCTGATCCGCCACGCGATCCTCCGCGAGCTGAATCGCGACGGACAGGCGTACTTCGTCCACAACCGCATCCACGACATCCACGCGGTGGCCCAGCGGCTGGCGCAAATCGTCCCGGAGGCGAGGATCGGCGTCGGGCACGGGCAAATGCCCGAGGGCGAACTCGAAGACGTGATGCTGGGGTTCGTGCGCCGGGAGTTCGACGTCTTGCTAGCCACGACGATCGTCGAGAGCGGCCTGGACATTCCCAACGCGAACACGATCTTCATCGACGACGCCGATCGCTACGGCTTGGCCGACCTGCACCAACTGCGGGGGCGCGTCGGGCGATACAAGCACCGGGCGTATTGCTATCTGCTGGTCGACGAGAAGCGGCATCTGTCCCCCGAGGCGGCGCGGCGGCTGCGCGCGATCGAGGAGTTCAGCCAGATGGGCGCCGGGTTCGCCCTGGCGATGCGCGATCTCGAGCTCCGCGGCGCCGGCAACCTGCTCGGCCCGCAGCAGAGCGGCCACATCGCCACGGTCGGGTATGAGTTGTACTGCTCGCTTTTGGACCAAGCGGTGCGGCGGCTGAAGAAGATGCCGCAGCGCGAGGCGGTCGACGTCACGATCGATCTGCCGGTCGCGGCGTACTTTCCGCGGCAGTACGTCACGGACCTGCGGACGAAGATCGATCTGTATCGCCGGTTGGCGCGGATCGCCGACGAGTCGGATCTCGACGATTTCGCGGCGGAGATGGCCGACCGCTTCGGCCCGCGGCCCGAGCCGGTCGATCAGCTCGTCGAACTGGGCCGGTTGCGGATCTGGGCCCACAAGTGGGGGATCGCGGGGATCCACCTGGAAGACAAGTACGCCGTGCTGACCTACGCCGACCAGCGGCGGCTGCGCGAGCTGCTAGCAGGGTCGGGAGCGGCGCTGCGCGTGGCGGACGATCGGTCCGCGTACCTGCCGCTGGGCCCCGCGGCGGGCGATCCGGGGGCGACGTTGGCGGCGCTGGAATCCGTCTTGCGGCCGGCGCTGGTCGGCGCCTAA